The Geobacter sp. AOG2 genome includes a window with the following:
- a CDS encoding J domain-containing protein, with translation MTYVDLKTSLQLFGLGERASLKEIKARHRGLVKRYHPDTGKDSDPEMIRNVNAAYQVLLDYVKEYRFSFAEEEFYEQNPEERIWQQFKTDPLWGGG, from the coding sequence TTGACCTATGTGGATCTGAAAACGTCGCTCCAACTCTTCGGCCTTGGCGAACGCGCCTCCCTGAAAGAGATCAAGGCCCGGCACCGGGGTCTGGTAAAGCGCTACCACCCGGATACGGGCAAGGACAGCGACCCGGAGATGATACGCAACGTGAACGCCGCATATCAGGTGCTGCTGGATTACGTCAAGGAGTACCGTTTCTCCTTTGCCGAGGAGGAGTTTTACGAGCAGAACCCGGAAGAGCGCATCTGGCAGCAGTTCAAGACCGATCCGCTGTGGGGGGGAGGGTAG
- a CDS encoding DNA-binding protein, producing the protein MKANRISTFLIVMVAVSISAAMTAFAAPGMGGRGSGGWGMGGSFQRMYNPATVETVSGEVVSVDRMTPMKGMGTGIHLKLKTDKETVSIHLGPAWFIDRLETGIRKGDKIEVKGSQVTVAGKPAIIAAEIKKGDALLKLRDDNGVPIWAGWRR; encoded by the coding sequence ATGAAAGCCAATCGCATTAGTACGTTCCTGATCGTTATGGTGGCGGTTTCGATTTCGGCGGCAATGACGGCCTTCGCAGCGCCCGGCATGGGCGGGCGCGGCAGCGGCGGCTGGGGCATGGGGGGCTCATTCCAGCGGATGTACAACCCGGCGACCGTGGAGACCGTGAGCGGCGAGGTGGTCTCCGTGGACCGGATGACCCCTATGAAGGGGATGGGCACCGGAATCCACCTCAAGCTCAAGACCGACAAGGAAACCGTTTCAATCCACCTGGGCCCGGCATGGTTCATCGATCGGCTGGAGACCGGGATCAGAAAAGGTGACAAGATCGAAGTCAAAGGCTCGCAGGTGACGGTTGCCGGAAAACCGGCCATCATTGCGGCGGAGATCAAAAAAGGGGATGCGCTTCTCAAACTCCGCGACGACAACGGGGTTCCCATATGGGCCGGATGGAGACGCTGA
- a CDS encoding OsmC family protein — MELKITFPGGKKVTAEIDGRFVPTDQPVEDGGEGSAPSPFDYFLASLGTCAGIYVLSFCQQRQIATEGLALTQKMEFSTSAEGKKRLSKVTIGIDLPPGFPEKYQNAVIKAASLCTVKRVLMDPPEFEITAKMA, encoded by the coding sequence ATGGAACTGAAGATCACCTTCCCCGGCGGGAAGAAAGTTACTGCGGAGATCGACGGCAGGTTTGTTCCCACGGACCAGCCGGTGGAAGACGGCGGAGAAGGCTCGGCGCCGAGCCCTTTCGACTATTTCCTTGCCTCTCTCGGAACCTGCGCCGGCATTTATGTTCTCAGCTTCTGCCAACAGCGGCAGATCGCCACGGAGGGGTTGGCGCTGACCCAGAAGATGGAGTTCTCCACGTCTGCGGAAGGAAAGAAGAGGCTCTCCAAAGTAACCATCGGGATCGACCTCCCCCCCGGCTTCCCGGAAAAATACCAGAACGCCGTCATCAAGGCGGCGAGCCTCTGCACGGTGAAAAGGGTGCTCATGGACCCGCCGGAGTTCGAGATCACCGCCAAAATGGCATAG
- a CDS encoding cytochrome c family protein, with translation MHLKKKAPAAFVAILALGMFAGTALAASPVFDVDRTLYPYYPSLITWNKSRAEFTPPSVCKDCHVKQYKEWTGSVHSLAFRDPVYLGELNKAKKAVGHEITRQCEGCHSPAGMVTGEIKGPGNAGLSEMALAGVSCDICHSISGVTHWQTPSHEPENGSFILTPGIETKEGVQLVKRGPIKPYDGCGGGFHECAESGLHLQADLCASCHQVYHYDAHFPLEATYIEWKHGPYAQKNIMCQDCHMVDIQGFKRSAEEFKKPERSEYRHYFSGANYLLTYLAAGAARKAGDNDQAKILMKQYEMAVERLQSAGDLELSPVYRNGRLAEVRVRVKNIRAGHNLPTSLTNVRQMWLEITAKDETGKVVMTSGAVKSDGTLPDDTRIFNSDGMGDNFHFAVDPWVVTAFSRHDTIPPRGYKDVYYGIAAPENAKSLSLEVKLRYRQADQKVAEALLAAVPKDIDLEKIYGLKVVPPLPVVDMVVRQSAFATQQP, from the coding sequence ATGCACCTGAAGAAGAAAGCCCCCGCAGCATTTGTCGCGATCCTCGCGCTCGGCATGTTCGCCGGGACGGCGCTGGCCGCCTCGCCGGTCTTCGATGTTGACCGGACGTTGTATCCTTACTATCCGTCACTCATCACGTGGAATAAATCCAGGGCCGAATTCACCCCGCCAAGCGTCTGCAAGGATTGCCACGTCAAGCAGTACAAGGAATGGACCGGTTCGGTTCATAGCCTCGCGTTCCGGGACCCGGTCTACCTGGGAGAACTCAACAAAGCGAAAAAGGCGGTCGGCCACGAGATCACGCGGCAGTGCGAAGGGTGCCACTCCCCGGCCGGCATGGTAACGGGTGAGATCAAGGGGCCGGGGAATGCCGGACTGAGTGAAATGGCCCTGGCCGGGGTTTCCTGCGACATCTGCCATTCCATCAGCGGGGTCACCCACTGGCAGACCCCCTCCCATGAACCGGAAAACGGCTCCTTCATCCTCACGCCGGGCATTGAGACCAAGGAAGGGGTGCAACTGGTCAAACGCGGCCCGATCAAGCCATACGACGGATGCGGCGGCGGGTTCCATGAATGCGCCGAGTCCGGGCTCCATCTTCAGGCCGACCTCTGCGCCTCATGCCACCAGGTCTATCACTACGACGCCCACTTCCCCCTGGAAGCGACGTACATCGAATGGAAACACGGTCCCTACGCCCAGAAGAACATCATGTGCCAGGACTGCCATATGGTGGATATCCAGGGATTCAAACGTTCCGCCGAAGAATTCAAAAAACCGGAGCGGAGCGAGTACCGGCATTATTTCAGCGGGGCCAACTACCTGTTGACCTATCTTGCCGCCGGAGCCGCCAGGAAAGCAGGGGATAACGATCAGGCGAAAATCCTGATGAAGCAGTACGAGATGGCGGTGGAACGTTTGCAGTCGGCAGGGGACCTGGAGCTGTCCCCGGTGTATCGGAACGGACGGCTGGCGGAGGTCCGGGTGCGCGTCAAAAACATCCGGGCGGGGCATAATCTGCCCACATCGCTCACCAATGTCAGGCAGATGTGGCTGGAGATCACGGCAAAGGACGAAACGGGAAAGGTCGTCATGACCAGCGGCGCGGTCAAAAGCGACGGCACGTTGCCCGACGATACCCGCATCTTCAACTCCGACGGCATGGGGGATAATTTTCACTTTGCCGTGGACCCGTGGGTGGTTACCGCCTTCTCCCGGCACGACACCATTCCACCCCGGGGCTACAAAGACGTCTATTACGGGATTGCCGCCCCTGAAAATGCGAAATCGCTGTCCCTGGAAGTAAAACTCCGTTACCGGCAGGCGGACCAGAAGGTTGCCGAGGCGTTGTTGGCCGCCGTGCCCAAGGACATCGACCTGGAGAAAATCTACGGGCTCAAGGTGGTGCCGCCCCTTCCCGTGGTTGACATGGTGGTCAGGCAGTCGGCATTTGCCACGCAACAGCCTTGA
- a CDS encoding DUF169 domain-containing protein, whose translation MEQFLATVKETVNPATHPVGVNLVRDAAQVEGLKIKVRGKRLAICQQIAYSRMYSWSTWTEAETGHCVLGASCAGMIPPPERVLDGSVNAGIYQETKEAAAAMQRLMPRVEPGVAGVLTYPLARPFEGLPPDMVVVYVNSAQAMRFVQAFLYQEGGEFVMKSSGDAGVCSRTVAQVKLTNEPTVEIPCMGDRRFAMTQDHELIVGIPFEWLGRTAKGLAATHKAGIRYPVPFQIPAECELPPDYITSGDDAGPA comes from the coding sequence ATGGAACAGTTTCTGGCAACGGTAAAGGAAACCGTCAACCCCGCCACCCACCCCGTGGGCGTCAACCTGGTACGTGATGCCGCGCAGGTCGAAGGATTGAAGATCAAGGTGCGCGGCAAGCGTCTGGCGATTTGCCAGCAAATCGCCTACAGCCGCATGTATTCCTGGTCGACCTGGACCGAGGCGGAGACGGGACATTGTGTGCTGGGAGCGTCCTGTGCCGGCATGATACCCCCGCCGGAGCGGGTCCTGGACGGTTCGGTCAATGCGGGCATCTATCAGGAGACCAAAGAGGCGGCGGCGGCCATGCAAAGACTGATGCCGCGGGTCGAACCCGGCGTCGCGGGTGTCCTGACCTACCCGCTGGCCCGCCCTTTCGAGGGATTGCCCCCCGATATGGTCGTGGTCTATGTGAACTCGGCCCAGGCGATGCGCTTCGTGCAGGCCTTCCTGTACCAGGAGGGCGGGGAGTTCGTCATGAAATCGTCCGGGGACGCGGGGGTCTGTTCCCGGACCGTTGCCCAGGTAAAACTGACCAATGAGCCGACGGTGGAGATACCCTGCATGGGAGACCGGCGCTTTGCCATGACCCAGGATCACGAGTTGATCGTCGGCATCCCCTTCGAATGGCTGGGCCGCACCGCAAAAGGGCTGGCGGCGACCCACAAGGCGGGAATCCGTTACCCGGTACCGTTCCAGATCCCCGCGGAATGCGAATTGCCGCCGGATTACATCACCAGCGGGGACGATGCCGGACCGGCCTGA
- a CDS encoding rhodanese-like domain-containing protein, whose product MEPQELLKRMKTKKAPTVVDVRTIFEFRKGHIPGVVHAPTWKILLKLARLPSDRDTEMVVTCELGPRAQIAKGLLNLYGYRNVVLLAGQMAGWRRAGLPQEK is encoded by the coding sequence ATGGAACCGCAAGAACTGCTGAAACGCATGAAAACGAAAAAAGCGCCGACGGTGGTGGATGTCCGCACGATCTTCGAGTTCCGCAAAGGTCACATCCCCGGAGTAGTCCACGCCCCGACCTGGAAGATCCTGCTGAAGCTGGCACGCCTCCCTTCCGACAGGGACACCGAGATGGTGGTGACCTGCGAGCTTGGCCCCCGCGCCCAGATAGCAAAGGGATTGCTCAATCTGTACGGCTACCGGAACGTGGTGCTTCTCGCCGGGCAGATGGCCGGTTGGCGGAGGGCCGGGCTCCCCCAGGAAAAATGA
- a CDS encoding universal stress protein — protein sequence MKTIDTILFATDFSEVSDYAFDYAATLATTYGARLVIVHVVAHQVDLRNFYVPDVSFDELDKQVEEGAKSRMADFCGGLTERFPDATACVVIGIPHEEILRKAAEEKASLIVMGTHGRQGFDHFIFGSTAERVVKTSPCPVLTVRPVPA from the coding sequence ATGAAAACCATCGACACCATCCTGTTTGCCACGGATTTTTCCGAAGTATCGGATTATGCCTTCGATTACGCCGCGACCCTGGCCACGACCTACGGCGCCCGCCTGGTCATCGTTCATGTGGTTGCCCATCAGGTGGATTTGCGGAATTTCTACGTGCCCGACGTCTCCTTCGACGAGTTGGACAAGCAGGTTGAGGAAGGGGCAAAAAGCAGAATGGCGGATTTTTGCGGAGGATTGACGGAGCGGTTTCCCGATGCAACGGCATGCGTGGTAATCGGGATACCCCACGAGGAGATTCTCAGGAAGGCCGCCGAGGAAAAAGCATCCCTGATCGTCATGGGCACTCACGGCCGGCAGGGGTTTGACCACTTCATCTTCGGCAGCACCGCGGAGCGGGTGGTGAAAACCTCTCCCTGTCCGGTGCTGACCGTGCGTCCGGTGCCCGCGTGA
- a CDS encoding YeiH family protein: MKNGNLLKAVFWVLLAVCCWPGVSAPIALVAGITFGIAIGNPWSATTSTWSRRLLQASVVGLGFGMNLPELLKTGKDAFLYTAVSISFTMIVGYLLGRSFKIPRRTSTLICFGSAICGGSAIAAMAPVIKAEAEETGVALATVFTLNSIALILFPPLGHLLGMGQRQFGLWSALAIHDTSSVVGAAAAYGGLALAIGTTVKLTRALWIMPSALVAAWFTKSEGKVKVPLFIIGFIAAAAIKTALPQFNQVWNPLNGVAKQSLVVTLFLIGCGLTREVLGRTGVKPLAQGVILWAIVSVTSATAILIGWIS, encoded by the coding sequence GTGAAAAACGGTAATCTCTTGAAAGCGGTGTTCTGGGTGCTGTTGGCGGTTTGTTGCTGGCCGGGGGTAAGCGCCCCCATTGCGCTGGTGGCAGGGATCACCTTCGGGATCGCGATCGGCAATCCCTGGAGCGCGACCACGTCCACCTGGAGCAGGCGCTTGCTGCAAGCCTCGGTGGTCGGCCTGGGATTCGGCATGAATCTGCCGGAGCTTCTTAAAACCGGCAAGGATGCCTTCCTGTACACCGCCGTCAGCATCAGCTTCACCATGATCGTAGGGTATCTGCTGGGCAGGTCGTTCAAAATCCCCCGGCGCACCTCAACCTTGATATGTTTCGGGTCCGCCATCTGCGGCGGCAGCGCCATAGCGGCCATGGCCCCGGTTATCAAGGCGGAGGCCGAGGAAACGGGCGTTGCCCTGGCCACGGTCTTCACCCTCAATTCCATTGCCTTGATCCTGTTTCCTCCCCTGGGGCACCTTCTCGGCATGGGGCAACGCCAATTCGGGCTCTGGTCCGCCTTGGCCATCCACGACACCAGCAGCGTGGTGGGGGCCGCGGCGGCCTACGGCGGGCTTGCCCTGGCCATCGGCACAACGGTCAAACTGACCCGGGCATTGTGGATCATGCCTTCCGCCCTGGTCGCCGCCTGGTTTACCAAGTCGGAGGGAAAGGTGAAGGTTCCGCTCTTCATCATCGGCTTCATAGCAGCCGCGGCCATCAAAACAGCGCTGCCCCAGTTCAATCAGGTCTGGAACCCGCTGAACGGCGTGGCGAAGCAGAGCCTGGTGGTTACGCTCTTCCTGATCGGCTGCGGCCTGACCAGGGAGGTCCTGGGCAGAACGGGCGTAAAACCGCTGGCTCAAGGCGTCATACTCTGGGCGATTGTGTCGGTAACGAGTGCAACGGCCATACTCATTGGCTGGATTAGCTGA
- a CDS encoding LysR substrate-binding domain-containing protein, which translates to MSLSLRQLEIFEKIAATGSVTRAGEELFLTQSAVSMALSQLEQMSATPLFERAGRRLLLNDSGRLLLKDAREVLLAVKRIERQLQGDGDQEMVGELLVGGSTTIGNYLLPALLGIFAKRYPKTRVELQVGNTHQVAEWLENGSLDIAFVEGPCHSRGLVSVHWQDDELVVVTGPEHSWAGVRAVTPDMLASAPWIMREKGSGTREIFEDAMEKAGIGYSISLEFGHTEAIKNGVASGLGVSCLSRIAVRRELEYGLLVEVASPLMLKRSLSLLKRRESHCSPLLAAFLEVSGGRWEVR; encoded by the coding sequence ATGTCATTATCCCTCCGACAGTTGGAGATATTCGAAAAGATTGCCGCCACCGGCAGCGTCACACGAGCGGGCGAGGAATTGTTCCTGACCCAATCGGCGGTCAGCATGGCCTTGTCGCAGTTGGAACAGATGAGCGCGACCCCTCTGTTCGAACGGGCCGGAAGACGTCTCCTCCTGAACGACAGCGGGCGCTTGCTGCTGAAAGACGCCCGCGAGGTCCTTCTGGCCGTCAAGCGCATCGAGCGCCAACTCCAGGGCGATGGCGACCAGGAAATGGTGGGTGAATTGCTGGTGGGGGGGAGCACCACGATCGGGAATTACCTGCTGCCGGCACTGCTGGGAATCTTTGCCAAACGCTATCCGAAGACCAGGGTGGAATTACAGGTGGGCAACACGCACCAGGTGGCGGAGTGGCTGGAAAACGGCTCCCTCGATATCGCGTTCGTCGAGGGACCGTGCCACAGCAGGGGGCTGGTCTCCGTCCATTGGCAGGACGACGAACTTGTGGTGGTGACGGGCCCGGAACATTCCTGGGCCGGGGTTCGGGCCGTCACGCCGGACATGCTCGCATCGGCCCCCTGGATCATGCGCGAAAAAGGTTCCGGCACCCGCGAGATCTTCGAGGACGCCATGGAGAAGGCAGGGATCGGCTATTCCATATCGCTGGAATTCGGCCATACCGAGGCCATCAAGAACGGCGTCGCCTCGGGGCTCGGGGTAAGCTGCCTGTCGCGTATAGCCGTGCGCCGCGAGCTTGAGTATGGCCTGCTTGTGGAAGTGGCAAGCCCGCTGATGCTCAAACGTTCCCTTTCCCTGCTCAAACGGCGAGAGAGTCACTGTTCGCCCCTGTTGGCGGCCTTTCTGGAGGTGTCCGGCGGGCGGTGGGAGGTGAGGTGA
- a CDS encoding methyl-accepting chemotaxis protein, with product MLFSPVIHLMTQLRISQKVLLLIVIMTIPLAMMSYYLVAETRENINFSGKERLGMKCMPFGYGLLDSVISLRQNGSGKTDIAAFEGSVKGIDGGLLSKDALDALQKAGGAQTGNIDAIGDAVVAAIADIADNSNLTLDPDIDSYYLMDILTTRLPAIMDTTSRVTVLVRRIEAAKTLSADDKTQLIVYLGQIAALRNAISGDVAKVYKVTPAIKTKLDSAIQSIISPSAQFEEAINKTLLAPSVVFDESVLAPGLAVIQHGAATYAPLGNELDSLLEARIHKYSSRMTTRLVIVSVIFLVALWIASGFYFATRRAVGAIHEGISAVAAGNFKAEITVASKDDFGDISRSLSNMSADLRLMVDAIAASAVHVATASAQLHATANQVTDISSDITERVTTMATSTEEMSATSNEISRSCYSAAEDAIHSGNVAQEGVTVFNEAVAGMVAITDIVNNAALSIRNLGAKSEQIGAIIGTIEDIADQTNLLALNAAIEAARAGEQGRGFAVVADEVRALAERTTKATKEIGDMIKAIQTETSQAVRVMESGGKETESGGASVKKAEQSLGTILEKVTSVSTQIAQIATAAEEQAATSGEISGSIYQITTAAKLMVRSSEETTSTAAQLAQESQNLRGMVDKFVL from the coding sequence ATGTTATTTTCCCCGGTAATTCACTTGATGACCCAGTTGAGGATCAGCCAGAAGGTACTTCTTCTTATCGTCATCATGACAATACCGTTGGCCATGATGTCGTATTACCTCGTGGCGGAGACACGGGAGAATATCAATTTCTCGGGAAAAGAACGGCTTGGCATGAAATGCATGCCCTTTGGATACGGCCTGCTCGATTCCGTGATAAGCCTGAGACAGAACGGCAGCGGCAAGACGGATATCGCCGCATTCGAAGGTTCCGTCAAAGGGATTGACGGCGGCCTGCTCTCGAAGGATGCGCTGGATGCGCTGCAAAAGGCCGGCGGTGCGCAAACCGGGAATATCGACGCCATCGGCGATGCGGTTGTGGCGGCCATAGCGGATATTGCCGACAATTCCAACCTGACGTTGGACCCGGACATAGACAGCTACTACCTGATGGACATACTCACCACCAGACTGCCGGCCATTATGGATACGACATCGAGGGTGACCGTCCTGGTCCGCAGGATAGAGGCAGCCAAAACCCTCTCCGCCGACGACAAAACCCAGCTCATTGTCTATCTCGGCCAGATTGCGGCACTCAGGAACGCCATTTCCGGGGATGTGGCCAAGGTGTACAAGGTCACGCCCGCCATCAAAACCAAGCTGGACAGCGCCATCCAATCGATCATATCCCCATCGGCGCAGTTCGAGGAAGCGATCAACAAGACCTTGCTGGCCCCTTCGGTTGTTTTCGACGAATCCGTTCTTGCGCCGGGCCTCGCAGTCATCCAGCACGGGGCGGCGACGTACGCACCGCTCGGCAACGAACTCGACTCCCTGTTGGAGGCGAGAATACACAAGTACAGCTCCAGGATGACCACACGCCTCGTTATCGTGAGTGTAATATTTCTTGTGGCGCTCTGGATCGCCTCGGGCTTCTATTTCGCGACCCGCAGGGCGGTCGGTGCCATCCATGAAGGAATAAGCGCCGTGGCCGCCGGAAATTTCAAAGCGGAGATCACGGTGGCGTCCAAGGACGATTTCGGGGATATTTCCCGCAGTCTGTCCAATATGTCGGCGGATTTGCGGCTCATGGTCGATGCCATAGCGGCGTCGGCCGTACACGTTGCCACGGCTTCGGCGCAATTGCACGCAACAGCCAACCAGGTTACGGACATTTCCAGCGATATTACGGAACGCGTCACGACCATGGCGACATCGACCGAGGAGATGTCGGCGACAAGCAACGAGATTTCAAGAAGTTGCTATTCGGCGGCGGAGGATGCGATACATTCCGGGAATGTAGCCCAGGAAGGGGTCACGGTTTTCAATGAGGCGGTCGCCGGGATGGTTGCAATAACGGACATCGTCAACAATGCCGCTCTCTCCATCCGCAATCTCGGCGCCAAGTCCGAGCAGATCGGCGCGATAATAGGCACTATTGAGGACATTGCCGACCAAACGAACCTGCTGGCCCTGAATGCGGCCATCGAAGCCGCACGGGCCGGCGAGCAGGGGCGCGGTTTCGCCGTGGTGGCCGACGAGGTGCGCGCCCTGGCCGAAAGGACGACCAAGGCGACAAAAGAGATTGGCGATATGATCAAGGCCATACAAACGGAAACATCCCAGGCGGTCAGGGTTATGGAGAGCGGGGGCAAGGAGACGGAGAGTGGCGGGGCATCGGTCAAAAAAGCGGAACAATCCCTGGGGACCATCCTCGAGAAGGTGACATCGGTTTCCACGCAGATCGCCCAGATCGCCACGGCAGCCGAGGAGCAGGCGGCCACTTCAGGCGAAATCTCCGGCAGCATCTATCAGATCACCACTGCCGCGAAACTGATGGTGCGCAGCTCGGAAGAGACAACCTCGACCGCCGCGCAGTTGGCCCAGGAATCACAAAATCTCCGGGGGATGGTGGACAAGTTCGTCCTCTGA